The sequence below is a genomic window from Uranotaenia lowii strain MFRU-FL chromosome 2, ASM2978415v1, whole genome shotgun sequence.
ATGTTCAAGGATGAAAATAGAAATGTTCCTTTAACTTACCAGTGTTTCTTTCCAATCGATCACAGGTCACTCCAGGGGCGTACTTCATGCACACAAATTTGAGCATCTCGAAGCAGTAGAACGAAAATCCTGCATACGGAACCATACCCATCAGCGTGGGTACGAATCCTCGATACAGTGCACGGAATCCACCTTCCTACATTTGagaattagaaagaaaaaaaattaagaaacaataAGTTACATTCTTTCTCAATacacttaattttaaaacacttaatCAAACATTTATACCAATGGAAGCGTCGGAAACTTACCGTCTTGAAGATGGTCACTGCCGTGTGGACGATTCCGTTGTACCTGTGTTCTCCGGTAACCTGGAAGGCCAATCGGGCACGGATCGTGTCCAGGGGATAGGTCAAGGTAACGGCCGTCACTCCAGCTCCAGCTCCGGCAACGAATTTATCCGCGTGCTTTATCGGTATTTTTGACGGTAAAATCTTCCCCAAATACTGTAAATTTATGAgataaaaacaatattaaaaccctttaaaaacaattaacaaAATCTCACAAACaaacctttttataaatttcgaatGCGGTGAATTGGGTGGCCGCGTACGGGAATATCCGAACCATCTGGGCGCCATTGCCCTTATAGAGAGCTAGGAAGGATTCCTTTTTAACGATGTGTTTGAGGCCGCTAAACACGCCCAAGTGTTTGTAGTGAATGGAGTGGGCCTGTAGCAGGATCTTTATTCGGTCCAGAGGGGCGACTGCCGTTTTGGAACACATACCGGCGATACCTGGGATAAATCAGGTgggaataagaaaataaattattttaaaatttttagcaaaaagtttcatttgagTATTACTGTAGTATAAATCTTCTActctgtatcaaaaaattgtccatacagcacgtaccttgaaatcccAGCAATCaaaaagtatgggagagtggggaatcatgggccactttttttcatagttcaataacttttttattataaaagataaaataataaaaatggttttcaccaaggggtacgaccccaaaataaaagataaaatgaaaataaaaaatggtatgattttctacattttcaaggtatcataagttattttttttatatttttaataagttattttccccaaattctgactgtttaaaaaaaaaagcaatattttttggattttgaaaaatggtggggaatcgtgggccaccaaatccaaattgaccaaataacatgcaaagtttatgagttgacccaaaactgtgatttcctaattcatttcgttatttaaaagctatttcagatgatgaaataaaaaaaaacagctgtttatGATCGcgtagattccaaaacctggctcgcgaacgttttggcaaaatttcttatatagcatggacaaaaatttttcataactcttcatttggcataagaaaactttacagataggaaaaacatcactaataatcaaaggtttgaagaacctcttagctgaatgaaactattatttcaaagtagtcgaagattcctttgaattcagctacagctgtagctgaattcaaaggaatcttcgactactttgaaataaaaggaaaaacgtattttaagttctgaatgtgtataaaaacataaaaatataggtgattcaagatgtgtggcccacgattccccacaagctatgatttgcaaattggttgcgtttgtgtgacttattgatgtttcatcaaaaattcctattccatgtgaaagattatgacaaaactatgatcataagcgtatgagcatatttttgttatgcactttaggttccccatcgatgaaataagcgggtgtttttttaattatgtaagtaaatttttctaactttttttagcttgataaataaaagaagcatatgatgcgtatttcagtcaacaacatgtaggaatatatgctcac
It includes:
- the LOC129750161 gene encoding solute carrier family 25 member 16-like isoform X1 — encoded protein: MGVLKSSDVVKTAEVAAAAGSAGSATAAATATVTSSSGLSKSETARKNMDFIAKNLLAGGIAGMCSKTAVAPLDRIKILLQAHSIHYKHLGVFSGLKHIVKKESFLALYKGNGAQMVRIFPYAATQFTAFEIYKKYLGKILPSKIPIKHADKFVAGAGAGVTAVTLTYPLDTIRARLAFQVTGEHRYNGIVHTAVTIFKTEGGFRALYRGFVPTLMGMVPYAGFSFYCFEMLKFVCMKYAPGVTCDRLERNTGGLVLSVPAKLLCGGFAGAVAQSFSYPLDVTRRRMQLAMMNPETAKFGSMGMFRTLAIIYNENGIIKGLYRGMSINYLRAIPMVAVSFSTYELMKQTLNLDTGMKI
- the LOC129750161 gene encoding solute carrier family 25 member 16-like isoform X2, translating into MGVLKSSDVVKTAEVAAAAGSAGSATAAATATVTSSSGLSKSETARKNMDFIAKNLLAGGIAGMCSKTAVAPLDRIKILLQAHSIHYKHLGVFSGLKHIVKKESFLALYKGNGAQMVRIFPYAATQFTAFEIYKKYLGKILPSKIPIKHADKFVAGAGAGVTAVTLTYPLDTIRARLAFQVTGEHRYNGIVHTAVTIFKTEGGFRALYRGFVPTLMGMVPYAGFSFYCFEMLKFVCMKYAPGVTCDRLERNTGGLVLSVPAKLLCGGFAGAVAQSFSYPLDVTRRRMQLAMMNPETAKFGMGMFRTLAIIYNENGIIKGLYRGMSINYLRAIPMVAVSFSTYELMKQTLNLDTGMKI